CAGTGGGTGAGCctgtctcccaagtgggtgggcttatgccctcccaggcccacccatggctgcgcccctggccagtcatgtgaaatccatagattagggcctaatgaattcattttaattgactgacttccttatatgaactgtaacatggaacgtttatatttttgttcggtatagtaAAGTGTGTAACTTTACTATACCGAAGGTAGAGCTCATATAAAACTCATCACGGGCCTTAGGATCTCACCTTGGATTCAAACTCGGCCACCATGCCSGCTCTGGCCACATTGGTCTTATAGAAGCTCCAGTCGATGGTAACAGGCTTCTCTGGCAGAGAGGCCAGCCTGCAGACAGAGCCATCAACAACAGCTCATTGATGTCACTTATAAAACAATCATTGTGGGAGTGAGATTGTGGAGCTTTTCATTTACACTAACATGCATGTACGAGACCCACTCACTTTGCAGCAACCTGTGTGTCTTGGTTGACAATACTTTGTAATTCAATTACAACTACACACCTTTCACATAGGCATATAAAAAGCTAGGTGGGAGAATCCTAAAAATGTTTTACTAAttttcccattgacatcaatgcaagtGAAAGTTTTACCTCTATTGGCTGGCTCTGAAGTGCTAGTCATGAACTAGGCCTAAATGTTAACTCTGGGTAGGCTACGTACTTGGCACCGATGGCATCTGAGCGCGTCTTGAGGTTGTTGAACATGGCCCTCTGGTTGGGGGGAACCCTCTCAGCAAAGGCCAACCAGTCAATGGCTTTCAATGCTGCACGTTTCCCAGccatctttctgtctgtgtctgtcaacgATTGGGAAAAAGTGTAAATAAAAGTCATGCGATATTCAATATTCCTGCTAAAACCCACAAGAGATACGGATCATAACATGAAAGAACAAAACCGTTAAAAGACACTTGAGGGGATGGATTGTACATGCATGTCCTACTGCACGCCATGACATGTCATTACCACACCGATCAGGCAGGTTCCAGTCACACACAGGTGACAATTTGACTCGCAGTGCACTGAGATTAGAAACTAGCTAGACTGACTCCTCAACAACACGGTCATGTTGTGGTTACTGTTAGAGATGTAGCTATTATCTGGTTAACTGATCTGAGTCCTAACCAACACAAAAAAGCCAATAGAAGTTCTGACAGCGCCAAACTCATGTTTGCTGACAGATGGCAAGCTGGTTAACGTTTTAGCTAGCTCTCAAGCTACTAGACTAGGAAAACTAGCAAATAGTCGATACCTTTGCCTAGCTACTACAATCCAACAATGTAGCTAAGTGGATATTTTATATTTAGCTATATCATCTTATTTAGATATATTTTAGACATATAAAATCATATTTTACGTTCAAAGAGCAAGAGTCCGCTGAAGGTCTAGCAGTTAGCTAGTTAGTTGGCTAGCCAACACTGCAAGGTCAGAGCCCAGCTGCGGTGGATATCAACCAATCGTCGACCAAACAGaattcgatttttttttaaatatcaaactTTATCATCTGTCCCAATAGAATATACGTTGCAAACATTAAAATATCAACGTTTAGATGCCATTTGAAGATAGAACATACCGTACAGTGGACAAGTTATTCCAAATGTGAAGATGGTTCACCGGACACGGAAGTGACAGATATAATCTCGACGAGAAACTAC
This region of Salvelinus sp. IW2-2015 unplaced genomic scaffold, ASM291031v2 Un_scaffold4827, whole genome shotgun sequence genomic DNA includes:
- the LOC112077689 gene encoding ATP synthase subunit d, mitochondrial-like is translated as MAGKRAALKAIDWLAFAERVPPNQRAMFNNLKTRSDAIGAKLASLPEKPVTIDWSFYKTNVARAGMVAEFESKVRS